The proteins below come from a single Sinorhizobium fredii genomic window:
- a CDS encoding ABC transporter substrate-binding protein: protein MTFRKMLLASAVVLCAAMPNSALADTSGKKIALSNNYAGNSWRQAMLTSWDKVTGEAVKAGVVAAADAFTTAENQATEQAAQIQNMILQGYDAIVLNAASPTALNGAVKEACDAGIIVVSFDGVVSEPCAWRIAVNFKEMGRSEVEYLSKKLPEGGNLLEIRGLAGVFVDDEISAGIHEGVKQFPQFKIVGSVHGDWAQDVAQKAVAGILPSLPEIAGVVTQGGDGYGAAQAFAAANRPTPIIIMGNREDELKWWKEQKDASGYETMSVSIAPGVSTLAFWVAQQILDGKEVKKDLVVPFLRIDQDNLEENLANTQAGGVANVEYSQADAIKVIESAE from the coding sequence ATGACATTTCGCAAGATGCTTCTGGCATCAGCGGTCGTCCTGTGCGCCGCAATGCCGAATTCCGCGTTGGCCGACACTTCCGGCAAGAAGATTGCGCTTTCCAACAATTATGCCGGCAACTCCTGGCGGCAGGCGATGCTCACGAGCTGGGACAAGGTGACGGGAGAGGCCGTCAAGGCTGGCGTGGTTGCTGCTGCCGATGCCTTCACAACGGCGGAAAACCAGGCGACCGAGCAGGCCGCGCAGATTCAGAACATGATCCTGCAGGGCTATGACGCGATCGTCCTCAACGCCGCCTCGCCGACGGCGCTCAACGGCGCGGTCAAGGAAGCATGCGATGCAGGCATCATCGTCGTCTCGTTCGACGGCGTGGTGAGCGAGCCTTGCGCCTGGCGGATCGCCGTCAATTTCAAGGAAATGGGTCGCAGCGAAGTCGAATATCTGTCGAAGAAGCTGCCCGAGGGCGGGAACCTCCTGGAGATCCGCGGCCTTGCCGGCGTTTTCGTCGACGATGAGATCTCGGCGGGCATCCACGAGGGCGTCAAGCAGTTCCCGCAGTTCAAGATCGTCGGGTCCGTCCATGGCGACTGGGCGCAGGATGTCGCCCAGAAGGCCGTGGCGGGTATCCTGCCGAGCCTTCCCGAGATCGCCGGCGTCGTGACCCAGGGCGGCGACGGCTACGGCGCCGCCCAGGCGTTCGCGGCTGCCAACCGGCCGACGCCGATCATCATCATGGGAAACCGCGAGGACGAGCTGAAGTGGTGGAAGGAACAGAAGGATGCCAGCGGCTATGAGACCATGTCTGTCTCGATCGCGCCCGGCGTCTCGACGCTCGCATTCTGGGTCGCCCAGCAGATCCTCGACGGCAAGGAAGTCAAGAAGGACCTCGTCGTGCCCTTCCTGCGCATCGACCAGGACAATCTGGAAGAGAACCTCGCCAATACCCAGGCAGGCGGTGTTGCCAATGTCGAATATTCGCAGGCTGATGCGATCAAGGTGATCGAATCCGCGGAATGA
- a CDS encoding AraC family transcriptional regulator has protein sequence MKIALGNYHARMQRVLDHIDQHLNDELDLETMSYVAAFSKYHFHRQFMATFGLSVHRYVQLARMKRASYQLAYRDAQSVTDIAMDAGYDAPDAFARVFRQRFGQSPSSFRKSPEWEPWLAALGPLDNARSKLMQKTFTTEDVTIRDVAPTPVAIMEHRGDPATLAATIQRFIAWRKTAGLQPKTSPTFNVWRSERRPASPADYSVDLCAGTDQPIDPNDEQIKVGVIPGGRCAVLRVVGNTDNLEPAVLYLYRDWLPASGEEARDFPIYCQRLSFFPEVPENETVAELFLPLK, from the coding sequence ATGAAGATAGCGCTAGGCAACTACCATGCCCGGATGCAGCGGGTGCTAGACCATATAGACCAGCATCTGAACGACGAACTCGACCTGGAAACCATGAGTTATGTCGCGGCCTTCTCGAAATATCATTTCCACCGGCAGTTCATGGCGACCTTCGGACTGTCTGTGCATCGCTATGTCCAACTCGCTCGGATGAAGCGCGCTTCATATCAACTGGCATACAGGGACGCCCAAAGCGTCACAGACATAGCGATGGATGCCGGTTACGACGCACCGGACGCCTTCGCCCGCGTTTTTCGGCAACGGTTCGGGCAATCGCCTTCGTCGTTTCGGAAATCTCCCGAGTGGGAGCCGTGGCTTGCGGCCCTCGGGCCTCTCGACAACGCAAGGAGCAAGCTCATGCAGAAGACTTTTACGACTGAGGACGTGACGATCCGCGATGTGGCCCCGACGCCGGTGGCGATCATGGAGCATCGGGGCGACCCAGCGACGCTCGCCGCCACTATCCAGCGGTTCATCGCCTGGCGCAAGACCGCTGGCCTTCAGCCCAAGACAAGCCCGACCTTCAACGTCTGGCGTTCCGAGCGGCGTCCTGCGTCGCCCGCCGATTATAGCGTGGATTTATGTGCCGGGACCGACCAGCCGATCGATCCAAACGACGAGCAGATCAAGGTCGGCGTGATCCCAGGGGGACGTTGCGCAGTCTTGCGTGTCGTCGGCAATACCGACAATCTGGAGCCGGCGGTGCTCTACCTCTATCGCGACTGGCTGCCGGCAAGCGGGGAAGAGGCGCGAGATTTCCCGATCTACTGCCAAAGGCTCAGCTTCTTCCCGGAAGTGCCGGAGAATGAAACGGTAGCGGAACTGTTCCTGCCATTGAAATAG
- a CDS encoding ABC transporter permease, which yields MRVVDRLSRAPWIWSWFAAFLVWFATIMVTGGASMLDLSQAALTFAAFSIIVGIGQMFVITLGPGNIDLSIPATMTLAGTVALKLMEVDNAMILPGLITATLIGIGVGLANYALIKALRIPPIIATLSMSFIIQSAAIWTNRGLRIKPPSFLAEFTTSATLGVPNVSLVALVISLAAWFLLEKTVYGRWISAIGQSMPAARMAGVPVDGTRFVTYVLSAVLASLAGYLLACFSGGAALNMGTEYLLMSIAVVVLGGTAVAGGDSNVPGIWGASLFMFLVVSMLNTYGLGAGIRLIMTGLIIISVIMLAGGRQPGMR from the coding sequence ATGAGGGTCGTCGACCGTCTTTCGCGGGCGCCTTGGATCTGGTCGTGGTTCGCCGCCTTCCTGGTCTGGTTCGCGACGATCATGGTGACGGGCGGCGCAAGCATGCTCGACCTCTCCCAGGCGGCGCTGACCTTCGCCGCCTTCTCGATCATCGTCGGCATCGGCCAGATGTTCGTCATCACGCTCGGTCCCGGCAACATCGACCTGTCGATTCCCGCCACCATGACGCTCGCGGGCACCGTGGCGCTGAAGCTTATGGAAGTGGACAACGCCATGATCCTGCCGGGGCTGATAACCGCAACCCTGATCGGCATCGGTGTCGGCCTCGCGAACTACGCGCTCATCAAGGCGTTGCGCATCCCGCCGATCATCGCGACGCTGTCGATGAGCTTCATCATCCAGTCAGCGGCCATCTGGACCAATCGCGGCCTGCGCATCAAACCGCCGAGCTTCCTGGCCGAATTCACGACATCGGCCACGCTCGGCGTGCCCAACGTTTCCCTCGTGGCGCTGGTGATTTCCCTCGCCGCGTGGTTCCTGCTCGAAAAGACCGTTTACGGGCGCTGGATCTCCGCGATCGGCCAGAGCATGCCGGCGGCACGCATGGCGGGCGTTCCGGTCGACGGCACACGCTTCGTCACCTACGTGCTCTCGGCCGTTCTTGCCTCGCTCGCGGGCTACCTCCTCGCCTGCTTCTCGGGGGGCGCGGCTCTCAACATGGGCACGGAATATCTTCTGATGTCGATCGCCGTCGTCGTTCTCGGCGGCACCGCGGTCGCCGGCGGCGATTCCAACGTGCCGGGAATCTGGGGTGCCTCGCTCTTCATGTTTCTGGTGGTCTCCATGCTCAACACCTACGGCCTCGGCGCCGGCATCCGCCTGATCATGACCGGGCTTATCATCATCAGCGTCATCATGCTCGCAGGCGGCCGACAGCCGGGCATGCGTTAG
- a CDS encoding general stress protein — translation MRTVTGLFDDYEDARDAVSDLEAAGVPSDDISIVANNADDRYSTEGSDAAEGAGTGAGLGAVGGGVVGLLTGLGLMAIPGVGPVVAAGWLASTAAGAAAGAVAGGAAGGLIGALTDSGVDEEDAHVYAEGVRRGGTLVTAKVDDSLALKAEAILQQRNRVDPAARRSIYAGEGWTRFDDSADPYTLEQVRRERERYRSMMP, via the coding sequence ATGCGAACCGTAACAGGGCTATTTGACGACTACGAAGATGCCCGCGACGCCGTCAGCGACCTCGAAGCCGCCGGCGTGCCGTCAGATGATATCAGCATCGTTGCAAACAATGCTGATGACCGCTACTCGACCGAAGGCTCGGACGCAGCCGAAGGCGCGGGAACTGGTGCCGGCCTCGGCGCCGTAGGAGGCGGGGTGGTCGGTCTGCTTACGGGACTTGGCTTGATGGCCATTCCCGGCGTTGGCCCTGTCGTCGCGGCAGGATGGCTGGCGTCTACCGCGGCCGGGGCGGCAGCCGGGGCTGTTGCTGGAGGCGCCGCCGGAGGGTTGATCGGTGCATTGACGGATTCCGGCGTCGATGAGGAAGACGCCCATGTCTATGCCGAGGGCGTTCGCCGCGGCGGCACCTTGGTGACCGCAAAAGTCGATGACAGTCTTGCCCTCAAAGCAGAGGCCATCCTGCAGCAACGCAATCGCGTCGACCCTGCCGCCCGCAGGAGCATTTACGCGGGGGAAGGATGGACGCGGTTTGACGACAGTGCCGACCCGTATACTTTGGAGCAGGTTCGGCGCGAGCGCGAACGCTATCGCAGTATGATGCCATAG
- a CDS encoding response regulator transcription factor yields the protein MKVLIVEDDPLHRSYLHEAVCAALPECDTVIEAENGVAGEQLARDHKSAHIVMDLQMQTRNGIEAARTIWKERPETRILFWSNYSDEAYVRGVSRIVPDGAAYGYVLKSASDERLKLALRSIFVESQCVIDREVRGLQQRSIGHANSFSDSEYEILVDIALGLTDRTIAKRRNLSLRSVQNRLQQLYDKLDVYQAVAEEHSDSQFNLRARAVTVAFLRKLLNYSALEKAEAELQEWLQEQK from the coding sequence ATGAAGGTACTGATCGTGGAGGACGATCCGCTTCACCGTTCGTACCTGCATGAGGCGGTCTGTGCCGCCCTGCCCGAATGCGACACCGTCATCGAGGCGGAGAACGGCGTCGCCGGCGAGCAGCTCGCGCGCGATCACAAGTCGGCGCACATCGTCATGGACCTGCAGATGCAGACCCGCAACGGTATCGAGGCGGCACGCACCATCTGGAAAGAGCGCCCGGAGACGCGCATCCTCTTCTGGTCGAACTACTCCGACGAGGCCTATGTCCGTGGCGTGTCGCGTATCGTTCCGGACGGGGCGGCCTATGGCTATGTGCTGAAATCCGCCTCCGACGAGCGGCTGAAGCTGGCGCTTCGCTCAATTTTCGTGGAGAGCCAGTGCGTGATCGACCGCGAGGTGCGCGGTTTGCAGCAAAGAAGCATCGGCCACGCGAACAGCTTCAGCGATTCGGAATACGAGATCCTCGTCGACATCGCACTCGGTCTGACGGACCGGACGATTGCCAAGCGCCGCAACCTGTCTCTGCGCAGCGTCCAGAACCGTTTGCAGCAGCTCTACGACAAGCTCGACGTCTACCAGGCCGTTGCCGAGGAACATTCTGACAGCCAATTTAACCTGCGCGCCCGCGCCGTGACAGTCGCTTTCCTTCGGAAACTGCTGAACTACAGCGCCCTGGAAAAAGCCGAAGCCGAGCTTCAGGAATGGCTGCAGGAACAGAAGTGA
- a CDS encoding PepSY domain-containing protein, whose protein sequence is MKNLTFAAAALLSAVATAAFAQTTPSSEGNTPAIATPDTQNPAAPVEGANSFTEAQAKERIEQAGYTGVNGLKLDDKGVWQATAMKDGKSVAVALDYQGNVTAQ, encoded by the coding sequence ATGAAAAATCTGACTTTTGCTGCGGCAGCGCTGCTGAGCGCTGTGGCCACGGCAGCGTTTGCGCAAACGACTCCGTCTTCGGAGGGCAATACGCCGGCGATCGCGACTCCCGACACGCAGAACCCGGCGGCGCCGGTTGAAGGCGCCAACAGCTTTACCGAAGCTCAGGCGAAGGAGCGGATCGAACAAGCCGGGTACACCGGCGTCAATGGCTTGAAGCTAGACGATAAAGGTGTGTGGCAGGCAACTGCCATGAAGGACGGCAAATCAGTGGCCGTCGCCCTCGATTATCAGGGCAACGTCACAGCTCAGTAA
- a CDS encoding GAF domain-containing sensor histidine kinase, which produces MPLLAPAALVDHYLGISRLLAGQLDFRSAIRAVAAEVAHIIPHDHLDVCILMVDGNYHTAYETGMDTAWGDAASAPVVNSPIRSLLWGEVDYLLTDDAINDARFHFEGAFKRPIIEQSLRSRLHVPMKVQGKIIAALSCSSQNPGLYTMEDVGRARIIADLLAPYFFALRAAEQAQQSAIVEAEARAREEGLRQGALKLTEALEQERQRIGMDLHDQTLADLTRLSRRIDRLARGSELSSEALEPVSRSLHHCMQDLRQIIEQAKPSVLQLFGLAQAIENHLDQSVRDSGMPIEWALVDESGGALDGLEQTVSVALFRIAQEAINNAVRHAQPTAIIVGLRLEAGELAIEISDDGRGLARARGRIGGGIDNMKTRARLISAKFAIGLGDKNRGTTVTVLLPRGERRADLEPQPQIAIKEDQR; this is translated from the coding sequence ATGCCGCTTCTGGCGCCGGCCGCATTGGTCGATCACTATCTTGGCATATCCCGGCTGCTTGCCGGCCAGCTCGACTTCCGCTCGGCGATCCGCGCCGTCGCTGCGGAAGTGGCGCATATCATCCCCCACGATCATCTCGACGTCTGCATCCTGATGGTCGACGGTAACTATCACACCGCCTACGAGACCGGCATGGACACCGCCTGGGGTGATGCCGCCTCGGCGCCGGTCGTCAACAGCCCGATCCGTTCCCTTCTCTGGGGCGAGGTCGATTACCTGCTGACGGATGATGCTATCAACGATGCGCGTTTCCACTTCGAGGGCGCCTTCAAGCGGCCGATCATCGAACAATCGCTGCGCAGTCGTCTGCACGTACCGATGAAGGTGCAGGGCAAGATCATAGCCGCGCTCAGCTGCTCCTCTCAGAACCCCGGCCTATACACGATGGAGGACGTCGGCCGGGCGAGGATCATCGCCGACCTGCTGGCACCCTATTTCTTCGCGCTGAGGGCCGCCGAACAGGCCCAGCAATCCGCCATCGTCGAGGCGGAGGCGCGTGCGCGCGAGGAGGGTTTGCGGCAGGGCGCGTTGAAGCTGACCGAGGCGCTCGAACAGGAGCGCCAGCGCATCGGCATGGACCTTCACGACCAGACGCTTGCCGACCTTACGCGGCTGTCGCGCCGCATCGACCGCCTGGCCCGCGGCTCGGAGCTGAGCAGCGAGGCACTGGAACCCGTTTCCCGCAGTCTCCATCATTGCATGCAGGATCTGCGGCAGATCATCGAGCAGGCAAAGCCGTCCGTTTTGCAGCTCTTCGGTCTTGCCCAGGCGATCGAAAACCACCTCGACCAGTCAGTACGCGACAGTGGGATGCCGATCGAGTGGGCTCTCGTCGACGAGAGCGGGGGCGCTCTAGACGGCCTCGAGCAGACGGTCAGCGTCGCGCTTTTCAGAATTGCGCAGGAGGCGATCAACAATGCCGTCCGCCACGCCCAGCCCACGGCAATCATCGTCGGGCTTCGGCTCGAGGCCGGCGAGCTCGCCATTGAGATTTCGGACGACGGGCGTGGTTTGGCCAGAGCCCGCGGACGCATCGGTGGCGGTATCGACAATATGAAGACGCGGGCACGGCTCATTTCCGCGAAATTCGCGATTGGACTGGGAGACAAGAACCGCGGCACGACGGTCACAGTCCTGCTGCCGCGCGGAGAGCGCCGTGCGGACCTCGAGCCCCAGCCGCAAATAGCCATCAAGGAGGATCAGCGATGA
- a CDS encoding ATP-binding cassette domain-containing protein: MSKAIIEVADAKVSFGAVRALDGVTLAIRPGECVGLVGHNGAGKSTIVSVINGGLTPQQGNISGDGELLQRYGINAARARGIRCVFQELSLCPNLTVVENTRVLHRHLGGLGWRRRARLVIERSLDAIFPGHGIERDRMVGDLSIAERQMVEIAMAFSDTGIAPRLIILDEPTSSLDASLAEQMLAHVRRFVASGGSVILISHILHEILATANRIAVMKDGRIVAERPGDAWTEHGLVEAMGSVVKGEAHRRTLRDLAHEPVVIARTGRGLRLEARRGEIVGLAGLAGHGQTGMLMKLHAASTADWLPRREPAVTFVAGDRRLNGVFELWSILKNFSIATLHDLALRGVVNAEAEAERAGEWKRRIDIRTPDLANPMLSLSGGNQQKVLFARSLATRAPVVLMDDPMRGVDVGTKQEVYEIIRQEAQRGRTFVWYSTEMEEVCLCDRVYVFREGEIVAELAGDAVSEENILATSFKREAA; the protein is encoded by the coding sequence ATGTCGAAGGCGATAATCGAGGTTGCCGACGCCAAGGTGAGTTTCGGAGCGGTCAGGGCGCTCGACGGCGTGACGCTCGCCATCCGGCCGGGGGAATGCGTGGGTCTCGTCGGCCATAACGGCGCCGGCAAATCGACGATCGTCAGCGTCATCAATGGCGGTCTGACGCCGCAGCAGGGCAACATTTCAGGCGACGGCGAGCTTCTTCAGCGCTACGGCATCAACGCGGCCAGAGCGCGCGGCATACGCTGCGTCTTCCAGGAGCTTTCGCTCTGCCCGAACCTCACCGTGGTCGAAAATACCCGCGTCCTGCACCGCCATCTTGGAGGCCTCGGCTGGCGCAGGCGGGCAAGGCTCGTGATTGAGCGAAGCCTCGATGCCATATTTCCCGGACACGGCATCGAACGCGACAGGATGGTCGGGGATCTCTCCATCGCCGAACGGCAGATGGTCGAGATCGCCATGGCTTTCTCCGATACCGGCATTGCGCCCCGGCTCATCATCCTGGACGAGCCGACGTCCTCGCTCGACGCGAGCCTCGCGGAGCAGATGCTCGCCCATGTCCGGCGGTTCGTCGCGAGCGGCGGTTCGGTCATTCTGATTTCCCATATCCTCCACGAGATCCTCGCCACGGCGAACCGGATCGCGGTCATGAAGGACGGGCGCATCGTCGCCGAACGGCCTGGCGATGCCTGGACCGAGCACGGCCTCGTCGAGGCCATGGGAAGCGTCGTCAAGGGCGAAGCGCATCGCCGCACGCTGCGAGACCTTGCCCATGAGCCCGTGGTAATCGCGCGGACCGGTCGCGGCCTGCGCCTTGAGGCCAGACGCGGCGAGATCGTCGGGCTCGCCGGTCTCGCCGGACACGGCCAGACGGGAATGCTGATGAAACTTCATGCAGCGAGCACCGCCGACTGGCTGCCGCGCCGCGAGCCTGCGGTGACCTTCGTCGCGGGGGATCGCCGCCTGAATGGCGTCTTCGAACTCTGGAGCATCCTGAAAAACTTCTCCATCGCCACGCTTCACGATCTGGCCCTGCGCGGCGTCGTCAACGCCGAGGCGGAGGCCGAGCGTGCCGGAGAGTGGAAGCGCCGCATCGATATCCGCACGCCGGACTTGGCCAACCCCATGCTGTCGCTTTCGGGCGGTAACCAGCAGAAGGTGCTATTCGCCAGGTCGCTCGCGACCAGGGCGCCGGTGGTGCTGATGGATGATCCAATGCGCGGCGTCGACGTCGGCACGAAGCAGGAGGTATACGAGATCATCCGGCAGGAGGCTCAGCGCGGCCGCACCTTCGTCTGGTATTCGACCGAGATGGAGGAGGTCTGCCTCTGCGATCGTGTCTATGTCTTCCGCGAAGGAGAGATCGTTGCGGAACTCGCCGGCGACGCCGTGAGCGAGGAGAACATCCTTGCCACGTCCTTCAAGCGGGAGGCAGCATGA
- a CDS encoding ABC transporter permease: protein MRLRLSTDAIRLAIPALSLTVLLAAVFWLQPRAMSYIGLNLLFNLAVPIALATIAQMIIMSVNDLDLAMGTFVSFVGCVTATFLRDEPLVGILILAGGVAVYAMLGVVIHLRGLPSIVVSLGMSFVWAGLAVLLLPAPGGQAPEWVRSLMTMKPPIAPMAIVASIVIAVVAHLIVTRSSLGVLIRGIGGNQRSVERAGWSVLAARAAAYGLAGMFAVLAGIALVGLTTSADANIALRYTLLSIAGVILGGGEFIGGRVSPIGAVIGALTLTLAGSFLSFLRISPDWQIGAQGAILIIVLALRLLLNRLEYQEKRR, encoded by the coding sequence ATGAGGCTGAGGCTTTCGACCGATGCGATCCGGCTCGCCATTCCCGCCCTTTCGCTCACCGTGCTTCTTGCAGCCGTCTTCTGGCTGCAGCCTCGGGCGATGAGCTATATCGGCCTCAACCTGCTCTTCAATCTCGCGGTTCCGATCGCGCTCGCGACGATCGCCCAGATGATCATCATGTCGGTGAACGACCTCGACCTCGCGATGGGCACCTTCGTCAGCTTTGTCGGCTGCGTGACGGCGACCTTCCTGCGTGACGAGCCGCTTGTCGGGATTCTGATCCTTGCCGGCGGCGTTGCCGTCTATGCCATGCTCGGCGTCGTCATTCACCTCCGTGGCCTGCCGTCGATCGTGGTTTCGCTCGGCATGAGCTTCGTCTGGGCGGGGCTTGCCGTGCTTCTCCTGCCGGCGCCCGGCGGACAAGCGCCGGAATGGGTCCGAAGCCTGATGACGATGAAGCCTCCGATCGCTCCGATGGCGATCGTCGCCAGCATCGTCATTGCCGTCGTCGCGCATCTGATCGTGACGCGCTCCTCGCTCGGCGTGCTCATCCGCGGCATCGGCGGCAACCAGCGCTCGGTGGAGCGGGCGGGCTGGTCAGTTCTGGCCGCCCGCGCTGCGGCCTACGGGCTTGCCGGCATGTTCGCGGTGCTCGCCGGCATCGCGCTCGTCGGGCTCACCACATCGGCCGACGCAAACATAGCGCTCAGATACACGCTGCTCTCGATCGCCGGCGTGATCCTCGGCGGCGGCGAATTCATTGGCGGGCGCGTCTCGCCCATCGGCGCGGTGATCGGCGCTCTGACGCTGACGCTTGCCGGTTCGTTCCTGTCTTTTCTGCGCATCTCGCCCGACTGGCAGATCGGCGCGCAGGGCGCGATCCTGATCATCGTGCTCGCCTTGCGCCTGCTGCTCAACCGTCTCGAATATCAGGAGAAGCGGCGATGA
- a CDS encoding SMP-30/gluconolactonase/LRE family protein, translating to MGREQIYEIDDPRFAHLIVGSARLDDLYSGCRWSEGPVWFSDANQLVWSDIPNQRMLRWTPEGGVSVFRQPSNFANGHTRDRQGRLISCEHGTRRVTRTEIDGSITTLAESFGGRRLNSPNDVVVRSDGTIWFTDPTYGILSDYEGYRAEPEQESRNVYRLDPENGELAAVATDFNQPNGLAFSPDESILYVADSGASHDDALPRHIRAFDVLDGQLANGRVFATIDKGIPDGIRTDTGGNLWSSAGDGVHCFAPDGVRIGKILVPQTVANLTFGGPRRNRLFIAATTSLYAIYVTATGAQVP from the coding sequence ATGGGAAGGGAACAAATCTACGAGATCGACGATCCGCGCTTCGCCCATCTGATCGTCGGCAGCGCCCGTCTCGATGACCTTTATTCCGGCTGCCGCTGGTCGGAGGGGCCGGTCTGGTTCAGCGATGCCAACCAGCTCGTCTGGAGCGACATCCCGAACCAGCGGATGCTGCGCTGGACGCCGGAAGGCGGAGTCTCTGTCTTTCGGCAGCCGTCGAATTTCGCAAATGGCCACACCCGAGACCGGCAGGGACGCCTGATTTCCTGCGAGCACGGAACGCGCCGCGTCACCCGGACCGAGATCGACGGCTCGATCACGACGCTCGCCGAAAGCTTTGGCGGTCGGCGGCTCAATTCGCCGAACGACGTGGTGGTGCGATCGGACGGCACAATCTGGTTCACCGACCCGACCTACGGCATCCTTTCCGACTATGAGGGCTATCGGGCGGAGCCGGAACAGGAGAGCCGCAATGTCTACCGGCTGGACCCGGAAAACGGCGAGCTTGCCGCGGTCGCCACCGACTTCAACCAGCCGAACGGCCTCGCCTTCTCGCCCGACGAGAGCATCCTCTATGTCGCCGACTCCGGCGCAAGCCATGACGACGCCCTGCCGCGGCATATTCGCGCCTTCGATGTTTTGGACGGACAGCTCGCCAACGGCCGAGTCTTCGCAACGATCGACAAGGGCATCCCCGACGGCATCCGCACGGACACGGGAGGAAATCTCTGGTCGAGCGCCGGCGACGGTGTGCATTGCTTCGCACCGGACGGCGTGCGCATCGGCAAGATTCTCGTGCCGCAAACTGTTGCCAACCTCACCTTCGGCGGTCCCCGCCGGAACCGCCTCTTCATCGCTGCGACGACGTCGCTCTACGCAATCTATGTGACCGCGACGGGCGCGCAGGTACCGTGA